A single Candidatus Margulisiibacteriota bacterium DNA region contains:
- a CDS encoding cytochrome c3 family protein, whose protein sequence is MKKFIFILFFLLICSISRAEKNKEIEIECALCHIERLTKDNSLVDKQDINSADKQMCYSCHDGSIRDSRNSIISKGHSTAITQSSQINVSDNLPLTKDKKIYCGTCHRPHGVSKKKIEEPGFFRISQEALCQNCHMNKTDEVAMTHIFKQKPEKDTGFNAKGCPSCHIIHSTPAPAAVAAKPVLCSTCHPDKDKLKNTPHNLINSAAGEKNILGKTAEESGLCGACHLVHNGNSYMLWAKPLDPEKEKNPT, encoded by the coding sequence ATGAAAAAATTTATATTTATACTATTTTTCCTGCTTATTTGTTCTATTTCACGGGCAGAAAAAAATAAAGAGATAGAAATAGAGTGCGCCCTGTGCCATATTGAACGGCTGACAAAGGATAATTCTCTTGTTGATAAACAGGATATAAATTCTGCTGACAAGCAAATGTGTTATAGCTGCCATGACGGTTCAATAAGGGACTCAAGAAATTCTATAATTTCCAAAGGCCATTCAACCGCAATAACACAATCTTCTCAAATCAATGTGTCGGATAATCTTCCGCTGACAAAAGATAAGAAAATTTATTGCGGTACTTGCCACCGCCCCCATGGAGTATCAAAAAAGAAAATTGAAGAACCCGGTTTTTTCCGGATTTCACAGGAAGCTCTTTGTCAAAACTGTCATATGAATAAAACCGACGAAGTCGCAATGACTCATATTTTCAAACAAAAGCCTGAAAAGGACACTGGGTTTAATGCTAAGGGCTGCCCTTCCTGCCATATAATCCATAGCACACCTGCACCCGCGGCGGTAGCGGCAAAACCAGTCTTGTGTTCAACCTGCCACCCTGACAAAGACAAGTTGAAAAACACTCCCCATAATCTGATCAATTCCGCGGCAGGCGAAAAAAATATTTTAGGAAAAACCGCGGAAGAATCCGGGCTCTGCGGGGCCTGCCACTTAGTGCATAACGGTAATAGCTATATGCTCTGGGCAAAACCATTGGACCCTGAAAAAGAAAAAAATCCCACGC